The segment TTTAGCTGAGGTCTGTAAACAATATTCAACTGTTTTACTTCATGTTTCTACCGATTTTGTTTTTGACGGTAATGCTTCAAAACCTTATACGGAAAATGATATTCCAAATCCAACGGGCGTTTACGGACAAACCAAATTAGATGGAGAAAAAGCCATTCAGGCCATTTTTGAAAACTATTACATCATCAGAACTTCATGGGTTTATTCACAATTTGGAAATAATTTCATGAAAACCATGTTGCGCTTGGCTTCCGAAAGAGATTCAATTTCTATAGTGAATGACCAAATAGGAACACCAACAAATGCAGTTGATTTAGCGAGTGCTTTAGCTAAAATTATAATCAGCAATAAAAATGCTTTTGGCATTTACAACTTCAGTAACGAAGGACAATGCAGCTGGTATGATTTTGCCAAAAAAATATTTGAAATCAACAATATAAGCATCGATTTGAAATCAATTCCAACTACCAGTTTTCCAACACCGGCGAAAAGACCGCTATACAGTGTTCTGGAAAAAGCCAAGATTAAAAAAATATTCGACTTAGAAATAAAGTCTTGGGAACAAAGCTTAGAAGAAATCAGCTCAATTTAAATTACTATTCAACTTATTTTCTTTCGATAGGTTCTCTGAATATCGAATAAAACAGATAAGGAATAAATTAAAATATAATATCCCATAATGTCGATAAAAGAAGTCTTCTATACAACAAAGAATCAATACGTTAAATAAAAATACTTTAAAGAGAAAGACATTTGATTTTAGGCAGATTTTGATGATATTAAAAAGATAAAACAAATAAAACAGTAGCCCGATGATTCCTGACGACAGGAAAATATAAAAATAATAATTATGAGTCATGTAATTTTGATTTGCATAAAATGATGAGTCATAGTTTTCTTTATAAGTATCATTTAATTTGTTTTGTAGATTTTCAAATCCCACACCAGACTCCCAATTTTCTTTCGCAATGGCAATAGAGCTATCAAAGATTGCTTTTCGGATGTTTGTTGAATCATAAGAAACATTTTCGGGTTTTACATTAAAGCTTTGGAAAAGCTCTACGAATCGATACTTAATACCAGGGGTTAAGACTGCAAGAGCGGTCAATAAAATAATCATTGATGAAGAAACGACTATCATTTGCTTTACTTTTAAGCCACTTCTTAAAAAGATCATCAAAATCAAAGTTGAAATAAGTAAAACGATGTTTAGCCTGGTTAGCAATAGAAATGATATGAGTAAAAAACTAACTATAAATACAGACTCCCAGTATTTTTTTTGTTTCAAAATTAAATCAAATGAATGTGCAGAGCATATAACAAGAAGCGCTGTGTAATAAGTAGGATGTATTACAAACATCTTAAATTCATAATATATATAACTTCTAAAACTAGAAACATTTTGAAATACAATAAAAAATTCTGCTACGGAGTAATCATAAAAGAAGCTAATTATATATATGATTGCTATAAGCAAACAGGTTAACTTCAAAATCAGCATATATAAATT is part of the Flavobacterium sangjuense genome and harbors:
- the rfbD gene encoding dTDP-4-dehydrorhamnose reductase, which translates into the protein MVVLVTGANGQLGQSLQFIATNYPEIDFVFCSSTDLDISNIEKCQAVFSKIKPNYCINAAAYTAVDKAESEPEKAHLINVIGAQNLAEVCKQYSTVLLHVSTDFVFDGNASKPYTENDIPNPTGVYGQTKLDGEKAIQAIFENYYIIRTSWVYSQFGNNFMKTMLRLASERDSISIVNDQIGTPTNAVDLASALAKIIISNKNAFGIYNFSNEGQCSWYDFAKKIFEINNISIDLKSIPTTSFPTPAKRPLYSVLEKAKIKKIFDLEIKSWEQSLEEISSI
- a CDS encoding O-antigen ligase family protein, coding for MKKISLKLFPLLISILFVFPILKESLSSFIVIIICVNVIIYKVSAKDFSFFESKTLLLTIPFWIIFFRSLFSDNYAISIVHIQHALFFLIIPVFFSLIPSQFFDKQKLNLYMLILKLTCLLIAIIYIISFFYDYSVAEFFIVFQNVSSFRSYIYYEFKMFVIHPTYYTALLVICSAHSFDLILKQKKYWESVFIVSFLLISFLLLTRLNIVLLISTLILMIFLRSGLKVKQMIVVSSSMIILLTALAVLTPGIKYRFVELFQSFNVKPENVSYDSTNIRKAIFDSSIAIAKENWESGVGFENLQNKLNDTYKENYDSSFYANQNYMTHNYYFYIFLSSGIIGLLFYLFYLFNIIKICLKSNVFLFKVFLFNVLILCCIEDFFYRHYGILYFNLFLICFIRYSENLSKENKLNSNLN